CACTCTCACCTCCAGGTCGCTCAGGTACgccttcttcctctccctcgcCTGCTGCGCCGACACTCTGTTCCTCAGCAACCTGGGGCGCAAAGGACAACGTCCGACATTTGACCACCGTCATCAATcgtcaaaaggaaaaacacgCCACGGGAGAGCTGACGGCCGTGGAATTTTTACCTCTTTAGCCTCTTGTTCTCCTTGTCGGCCGGGCTCCTCCCCCTCTTCCTTTGACTTTGACCCGCGGGCTGAGCCCGGTCCGCGCCGGCCGCCGACCCGGCCTCGCGGCCCGCCGCCGACGTCCCGGCCGGCTGCTCCCCTCCCATCTCCGGCACTCTCCTGATCTCCTCATCGCTCTCCATGCCTAATCTCGCACCCAGAAAAGGAacagccaaaaaaataaaaaaaatcatcgatCAGATTTAAAATTCCAAACCGAACCTCCGCGGAAACGCTCGGCTCCCGCGCCCGCGTCGGGCGAAAACGCGGGGATGCCCCCGCGGGCGAGCGGAGCCGCATTTCTCGACGCGAGGGGAGATCGGAGAGCTCCCCGCCGCATCGAATGCGCGGCGGAGTTCTAACTTTCCGTGGGGGCGGGGGCGCGTGGGGTGGTTCGGGGGATTCGCACCTTCTTTGACTTCGATTTGAAGAGCCGAGCTCGAAGATCGCTCGCTGCTGGAAGGCAGCGAGCTCGCCGCCATGGAGCTCGTCGTCTGCTCCTGCAtatcttcttccacttcttcttcttcttcttcttcttcctctttcttcttctatcCACTGCGAATTTCACAGAGCgagttgcagagagagagagagagagaaatatttaatattatttctcTATTCTTTTCGGTGATTATTCAAATGGATAACGAGGGGGAGATATTAATGTTACGGCGAGTAAACCGGGGGTACTTAATCATAGCGCCCGCGGGGGCCGTCGGATCGGCGTGCCGATCGAGCGGCTCCGGGGCTGGCGTCGTGGACGGATGCTGGCCATGAGGGGCTGGCTAAATCAAAGGACGGGGCGCGGGCATCGTGGGCGCGCGCGGGCCGTCGATCCGGAGGTGGGATTGGACGGAGAGGATGGAGCGAGGTGGGGGGAGATATTGGGGTCCGTTCCGACATCGGAAGGGAGGTCGCGTGTTCCTTCCATTTCCGGAATTTGAGGCTCCTGAATTTCGCACGCTTTTTTGGGAGATGAATTTGTCAATTGCCGACTAGTTCATGAACTTACGAATGACTTCGACTATCCATTAAACCCGATCGATCTACGACTTTCGAGTTTGAAATTCAGGCTCGGGTTTAATTGAACTATCGAAATATGGGTTTCAAGCTAATTTCAAGTTAAGTTCAAGATCggacataaattataaaaataaagataatttgAGTGattttatgttttctctttatataGAAAGATGAATTGttacaaatgaaaaatacaatATAAAGCAATCTTGTAATGCTACACGGGAATGAGAGTATTTCAGGGCCAAGTTGATCGGATTAGTTGAATCTTGTTCGTATCTGGAAATTTTAACTTAGTGGAGTTTGAATGGTTTACAACACGATGCTCTAGAAACTCAACTCCACTTAGTAATTATCATATCGTTTTTGAAACATCTAcgtctatttttcttttttgtatttaatcaCGCGAAAAAGAAATTCGTGATGATAATTAATAGGAATCCGAATAATGTCActatacacaaaaaaaaaaaaaaaaaggtgactAGGATTGGAAGGACTTTTAATGAAATGCAAAAACATTCTTAAATTCCAACTTGTATTGGCTTGACAAGTTGGAATAGCAATTAAAGCCCCAGTGTGTCGTGGAGTGTGgacatactctctctctcttttccaatttcaaaTCTGCCGATGCCAAATTCTTGGGCCTCGTACCGTGTAATTGAGGACATACGTAAAATTTCTTCTAATCTGATGGTATGTGCTCTCTAAATTTTTCGTCACAACTTATGATGAGCTTGATTTGATTGCTGATCTCTATGATTTGATTGATAGATGATGTAAGTTCTTGTATTAACTTCCATACAAGACGAGGTCCACATCTCCGATATTTAATATTGATAAGTTattgtatttcaaatttcaagattagTCGCGTAAATCTCTTTTCAATGAGGGAATGTTTTCCGAACATGCCCCCAAAACATTTCTTCCAAATAGTTTATCTTGacaattattgagaattttttttaaataagagtctgaaacataatcatttttttaaaacaaggCTTGTGATAAATCAtgaagtgatcaagttaatttCAAATGAGAGTTTGAACTTGCCGGTCAGCCAAATCATTTTTGGTTGGCTTTTTTCTGCAACTAGAGTaaagaaaattgggaaaattttaaataaggattcAAAGTggatcaattttctcaaataatgatctGAAATTAATTTTGTGTAAGGTAAAGACCTAACGTAGGcccattgtctcaaataaagacataaagtggttgaatcaattccaaatagaGACTTGAGCTTGCTGGTCAACCAAATATTTGGCTTGCAACATTTCCAATGACcacaattttgtccaaaaaaatctagggaaaattaacaaatcttaaatagaaacaaaaaaaaaaaaaaccctagatttTCTATGGTCTCCTCATTTCTTGTACCCATCATCCACAAATtcgaagacccaaattctctgcCGTAGGTTGAGACACAAAtttaaaaacaagaagaaaactagATGCTTTTTTTTTGTGGAGATCCAAATTCTCCGCGCCGAGCAAGGAAAGGAGCGACGAGAATCGAGTCGTAAAtatctaaatgaataacctaaacttaattaatatataattttcttttttttttcaatcacaaatttttgacaaaattgcccctattttaatcACCGTAAAATGTCTACCGGTGAGCTAAGgtcctcaatagagattaacttgatcacttcatgtccttatttgacacaaaaattgatttcgggtcattatttgaaaataatgagTCTACTTCGGGtttttatttgacacaaaatttactttttgggtccttatttgaaaaaatagattcacttcgatctttatttggaattttcccaagaaaatttgatctttttattttttggactGGATGGGCAATTTTATCTAAAATgggtaaaatcctaaaatccCAAAATGGCTGATCTCCACCTTTTTCTCCCCCTGGTTGTTGTGTATAAGATGCAGTTTTCATTTACTCATATAGTTAGCAAATGATATGCGATAATCAAGAGAAAATATTGACCGGACAAGTTGTGCCTGCACGACAAATCGAAAGGGTGAAGAGCGAGAAAATGCATGGGAGAGAGAATGCGTTCTCTCCATTGATATTGAGAGGAGAAAATTGTCTGCTCATTTCAATTTAATTGGTCCGATATTTCGCCCCACTTTGGATGCTTGTCGTGTTCTCATGACCCTTTCGATTTGTTACGCTAGCCCAACTTGTGCAAccaatattttcttgataatCAATGTGCTCCAATGAAAAGAAGATTTTTAAGTGTCGAAGAAAATGCACCTGTTAGAGTGGTCCATAGGAGTTACGGGATTGACCAGCCGATCGTTATTTTCCCAAACTTTTTTAAAGTCCCTTTAGGTCTGAATGGTCCCTTTCTAGTCCTATCTATAGTCCTAGGTATAAATAAAAGCAATCGTAAGACGACGGTTGCCTTAACATTTCCAAGGCATGGGCATATTTATCCCGACCATACCTTTATCTCCTGTTCGCATCGCATGCTGTCATAACTAGATCTAATATCGAGTCGAGATACAATAGAATAATCAAATCGCCGGAATTTGATCCAATTGGAACACATGACATGGTAGGTGCTCGACTCGGTATGCTTTTCTTATGGACTTGAGCTCGATACGAATTGATCAAGATAATACTTTAGTCTAAGCTCGAATTTAAATTCAACACGAGCCTGATGTCGGAccaatacacacacacacacacacatatatatatatatcttttttttttgaaagcttATTCTTGACTCTTTATTCGATACTGACTCAACCTAATGCGCATGGACAACACTTGGCATACTTGGCTAATATGCTCCTTCAACATAAATGGTCactgaattttatttaaatgtgcaatatgatcttcgaacttttaatttatttgatataattttcaaactttAGCCAATATGCGATGTGATCccttcatttttaatttatttaatatgatttatgaacttttggaAATGTTTAAGCTAATCCCTCgactatatgaaaataacaaatattattattccattaatttaagtttatggacaatatcaaacatttttatataatttaggaaCTAGTTTGAACatatacaaaaagtttagaGGCTACATCGAacaaatttaaaagttcaaggatgacactatacattaaattaaaattcagggATCATATTGCGAATTGGGTCATAATTTAAGAATCATTTgcgatatttatttatttatttatttatttttatccatAGACAAAAGGGGaatgttctttcttcttgttcacgAAAAGCACGAACTCACAATGATGCCGGACAACAGGTCGCTGCCAAATAACCGGTATTAACAGACAGAATGCAAGTTACAACTCCAATGCAGTAACAAGAGATCTCCCCACAAGAACTTTGTATTCTCCTAAACAAGATTTTTGCTAGACTCTGCAActacgacgacggcgacgacggctcGTGCTGTTGTTGGACGAGCCTGCTTATCTAGGTGAAAGAAACATTGATGAAAGAAGAAGGCATTGCtgaatgaaaagaaatgaatgagGAGAGGACCGTGCGACGTGACCTCGGCATTCCGCTCTTTATCTTGACGTTTCACGGATCAGTTGTCTTTCCCATCTTCAGCTTTTTAACGAGGTACCGTTTGCCGATGACGCCCGAGAGGCTGCGGGTGTATGCTCTCTGAGAAGGGTTCGTACCCGAAGAGGACAGACTCCGCGGGCATGTCGCCGGAGGCATGGCATTGTCCAGTCCGGAGGTGTAGTCCATGCCCACGAACTTGGCTTTGGCGCTTTGGCATGGCCTGAGCTCTTTGAGGTCGCTCTTATCATTCTTGGCGTCTTCATAGAACTGATCCGACAGGAGGCTGTCGTCCCAGACCAGCCCCGACGAGCCCTGCCTCCTGAACGACTTTGCCGACCTCTGCAAAGTGGCCATGACCGGAGCTTCTGCCATTCGCGCTTGTTCGAAATGATTACCGAGTTTCCAGCGGCTTTGGTTCCTATGTTGCCCGGCGTATGCAAACAGGTATAAATAGACAAGGGGagcattggagaaattgaaaGGAAGAAGCTTTGGAAAGAGGCCATGAGATGGCATCTGCCATCTGGGTTGGTCAACTCATATTAGACATGCGTTGCTTGCCCTTTGACAAATTAGAGCTTTGGTCCGGCATGTGTCTCATTTCTTGTCCTGTTTGTCTGAACATCTCGACGCAGAAAACATCCATGTCGAAATGCCGAACTTTTGTAGTTTTGTTTGGCAGTGTCATGCATGCATCACGCTTTCCCTTGAACGGTCTTTTATCAATGTTTGGCGGACCGGATGATTCCTGGAGAGGGAAAGCAGGACAAGTTCGAGATCTTCACTAGTTCCAGAGATAGCGATCAAAAGAGCTGAAGATCCTAGTGCCAACAAAAGGTTACACGTTCGAATTTTTCAGTGTTCCAAGCAATAAAGCAATGGATTGCATCAAATGGCCAAGGTATCAACTTCAGCTATCAAGATTCATAGCGATTAACCTCTTAAGATCATTACAAAATCCATGTCCGTGATATCCTGTCCTGTTATGGATAACGTTATCATCTGTTCATAGATCAAGTAGCGTTCTGAACCCCGCGTGTACAACGTTTGCTGTAGCTTTGATTTAGGTGCGGTAATTAAGCTCAGCAAGTTTGGCCAAAAGAAACGTGAACAAGctgaaaaaatgaaaggaaagacaACATATTGCAGACAGAGGAACATCATGAAGCATGAGATTTACTGCATCAACTGGGTCGTTATATCATTATGATATCACGAATGGTGCTGCACATATGGCTAAACGTTCACCAGTTCAcagaacgaaaaaaaaattgatacagCTTTACAGATCCATTTTCAAGAAACAGTTTCAGGCACGGGTCTTTCGTAAGGAAGTCGTTCTTTGGGAACTCCATCTTCAGTACGTCTGTCTTCAAACCATTTCACGATTCTCTTCCGGGGTAGGCTGGTCACTTGCACAATGCTGCTGATCATTGCATTCtgcatccattttttttttcttttctttagtatTGCGTCAAAAAGTTTCtactttggaattgaaattcTGAAATAATTAAAGTTGCTGCATAATATCGATTAACTGTAAAGGAGAAGGTCAAAAGCTGTCGACCTTGCAGATTGAACATCGAGACTGATAACCGAGATTCGAAGCTTCATGAACAATTAAGACCCCTCATAAAGAGTGATCGCTAAAAGTTGGTGGATTGTCGTCTGCTTTTAATTTTCTCCCAGGGGTATAAAGCTAAAAGGAGCAATTCTGCCTCTCTCATGTAAATATATGATGAACTGAAGCAGCAAAATTACTCTCACCAGCGTCAGGATTCCCAGACCaaactaagaaaaaaatttccttcatgAAACCCTCCTGCACCTTTTACGACAATTACGACTCttaacaaaagaaattagattCAATGGCTCTTGATACAGTGAAAGGGAGTTACATGAAAACAGAATCGAAGAAAGAATGGAATGGAAAAGGAATCCAATGGAATTGAAAGAGGAATGAAATAGAGTAATCATTGcaatatttatatttgattttgacaGAAAAACAATGTGATAATCCAAAAGGCTTAATATCAAATATCAAGTATgtccaaaaagaagcaagagagagacccccaaaaaaaaaagtggtacaCTTGCACGTAAAAAATGTGTTGTtcgaaaaacagagaaaagaaatggGCATTCCTCTCCTTAGGGAATGAATAGCCATTTGGAGTGGACCAAAGATAGGAAGAGAAATGAGAACCTCCCTCCAACCCTGTTTCTAAACACCAACGTCAAAAATCTTTTTGTTGTTACTGTGTAGTGCACAAATCAACATTAATTAACCAAACAAGTTGGCCTAGCAGTGTTCTACCCTTTCCAATATCCAATAGATTTTGGGTTCAAAATCCTACTATTCCCCAACTCATCTTGACCATAcggaaaaacaaacaaaaggcaAGAAAGAAAGTAATATGGAAAACAATTAGTGTGAGTTGTCACTAAACAAAATCTGCAAATTGTTAAGATGTAACTTTGTCTTACAGTTGGGCGCTTTGTTCTTCTGTAAACTCTTTCCAGAGTTTCAACTTGCACTTTCTTCAATCTCTTCTGCGCTGACCACCTTTGCCGCATTACATGAAGAGGCACCTTCTCAATGGGTTTGGGTTCAGGTTCAGGGTCTGCAGAATCTGCTGTTGTCTCATGAGGAGCAACATCGATTGGTGCGGTTTCAGCTTCAAGGACTGTTCTCACTTGTGCAGGTTCGTCAGGTAATGTAGCACTCATCAATAAAAGATTTGGAGGGGGATCTCGCAGCAGTTCAAGAATGATAGATCGATCAAGACACAGCTCAGCAGCAAGACTTTTAATCTGCAAGAGGAAAACCACATGACAGATGAAACACACATGGAGGATGAATCTCATCACGACCAATGATGTAAAAGGAAGGTCAAAGCTCCAGTCAGAACACAATTTCCAATATCCTTTCCTATCCTCTTCTTATATGTGCGATTAATAACATAACGCCACATCTGTATTGATACATCTGAGTGAATACACAGTCCAGTGTCTCACCAACTACGATATAGGCCAGCATAAATAGTTAATCAATTATGTGAAGAGCATGAGTTACAGAAAATGCTTACTCTAGTTTTCCGACGACCAGCTTTCAGAGCAACAGCCAATCTTCTAAG
This genomic stretch from Eucalyptus grandis isolate ANBG69807.140 chromosome 3, ASM1654582v1, whole genome shotgun sequence harbors:
- the LOC104437684 gene encoding transcription factor HY5, which encodes MQEQTTSSMAASSLPSSSERSSSSALQIEVKEGMESDEEIRRVPEMGGEQPAGTSAAGREAGSAAGADRAQPAGQSQRKRGRSPADKENKRLKRLLRNRVSAQQARERKKAYLSDLEVRVKELETKNSELEEKLSTLQNENQMLRHILKNTTAGRRGGSSGSNADGSL